GAAGCAAGAATTTGTTTCTAACGTGCTGATTAATAATAAGTTTGATTTGATGCAAGTGATCTTTCGTGCGGGTCACCACTGTATATAAGGATTTTAAATGCCTGTAATTACTCTTCCTGATGGTAGTCAACGTCAATTTGAGCATGCTGTTTCCGTAATGGATGTGGCTCGTGATATCGGTGCTGGTTTGGCAAAAGCATGTATCGCTGGCCGTGTTAATGGTGAATTAGTTGATGCTTGTGAATTAATCGAGACCGATGCCAATCTTGCTATTATCACTAGCAAAAATGAAGAAGGTCTGGAAATTATCCGTCACTCATGTGCACATTTGTTGGGTCATGCAATTAAACAATTGTGGCCTGATACGAAAATGGCTATCGGTCCTGTTATTGACAATGGTTTCTACTATGACGTCGATTTAGAGCGCTCTTTGACGCAGGAAGATATCGAGCTGCTTGAAAAACGTATGCTGGAACTTGCTAAAAAAGATTACGATGTCATCAAGAAAAGGGTTGACTGGCAAGAAGCGCGTGACATATTTGCGGCTCGTGGTGAAGAGTATAAGATCCAAATTTTGGACGAAAATATTAGTCGTGATGACCGTCCAGGTCTGTATCACCATGAAGAATACGTTGATATGTGCCGTGGACCACATGTTCCTAACATGCGTTTCTGCCATCACTTCAAACTGCAAAAAGTTGCAGGTGCATATTGGCGTGGCAATAGTGACAACAAAATGTTGCAGCGTATTTATGGTACAGCGTGGGCTGATAAGAAACAACTTAATGCCTATTTGCAGCGTTTGGAAGAAGCAGCAAAACGTGATCACCGTAAAATTGGTAAGCAGCTTGATTTATATCATATGCAGGAAGAAGCGCCAGGCATGGCGTTTTGGCATAATGATGGTTGGACAATTTCCGTGAATTAGAAACTTTCGTCCGCATGAAGCTCAAAGAGTACCAATATCAGGAAGTAAAAGGCCATTTATGATGGACCGTATTCTGTGGGAAAAAACAGGCATTGGGAAAACTATAAAGAGAATATGTTCACAACTTCATCGGAAAACCGTGAATATTGTGTAAAACCGATGAACTGTCCAGGTCATGTTCAGATTTTTAACCAAGGATTGAAATCCTATCGTGATTTACCGTTACGTATGGCTGAGTTTGGTAGCTGTCATCGTAACGAACCATCTGGTGCTTTACATGGCTTGATGCGTGTACGTGCTTTACTCAAGATGATGCACATATCTTTTGTACCGAAGATCAAATCCTTCAAGAAGTCAGCAGTTGTATAAAAATGATTACGATGTGTACGGCACATTTGGCTTTGAGAAGATTGTTGTTAAATTATCAACTCGCCCAGAAAGCGTATTGGTACGGAAAAACAGTGGATGAAGCAGAAGCTGATCTTGCTGAAGCATTAACCCGAAACGGTATTGAATTTGAATACCAGCCGGGCGAAGGGGCATTTTATGGCCCTAAAATTGAATTTACCCTATATGATTGTTTGGATCGTGCGTGGCAATGTGGTACTGTGCAACTCGATTTTTCACTACCAGCACGCTTGAACGCGTCATATGTAGGTGAAAATAACGAACGTAAGATTCCTGTCATGATTCACCGCGCGGTTCTGGGATCGCTGGAGCGGTTTATCGGTATCCTGACAGAAGAGTATGCTGGGTTTTTCCCAACATGGTTGGCACCTCAGCAGGTCGTTGTTATGAATATTACTGATGGCCAGTCAGATTATGTACAGGAATTGGTTAAAAAATTGCAAGATGCAGGCATTCGTGCAAAAGCAGACTTGAGAAACGAGAAGATTGGTTTTAAAATCCGTGAACACACTCTGCGTCGTGTGCCTTACATGCTTGTTTGTGGTGATAAAGAAGTCGAATCAGGAAAAGTATCCGTTCGTACTCGCCGCGGCAAAGATTTAGGTAGCATTGTTGTCAGCGAGTTTACAGAAAAACTGCTGACAGAAATACGCAGTCGTAATCTTCGTCAATTGGAGGAATAAGGTATTAAAGGCGGAAAAAGAATTCAACCGGCGCGCCCAAATCGCATTAATGAAGAGATTCGCGCCTCTGAAGTTCGTTTAACTGGATTAGATGGCGAACAGATTGGTATTGTCAGTCTGAGAGAAGCTCTTGAGAAAGCTGAGGAAGCTGGTGTTGATTTAGTTGAAATCAGCCCAAATGCCGAACCGCCGGTTTGTCGTATT
The sequence above is drawn from the Xenorhabdus ishibashii genome and encodes:
- a CDS encoding threonine--tRNA ligase produces the protein MPVITLPDGSQRQFEHAVSVMDVARDIGAGLAKACIAGRVNGELVDACELIETDANLAIITSKNEEGLEIIRHSCAHLLGHAIKQLWPDTKMAIGPVIDNGFYYDVDLERSLTQEDIELLEKRMLELAKKDYDVIKKRVDWQEARDIFAARGEEYKIQILDENISRDDRPGLYHHEEYVDMCRGPHVPNMRFCHHFKLQKVAGAYWRGNSDNKMLQRIYGTAWADKKQLNAYLQRLEEAAKRDHRKIGKQLDLYHMQEEAPGMAFWHNDGWTISVN
- a CDS encoding His/Gly/Thr/Pro-type tRNA ligase C-terminal domain-containing protein codes for the protein MNITDGQSDYVQELVKKLQDAGIRAKADLRNEKIGFKIREHTLRRVPYMLVCGDKEVESGKVSVRTRRGKDLGSIVVSEFTEKLLTEIRSRNLRQLEE